In Xylanivirga thermophila, a genomic segment contains:
- a CDS encoding ABC transporter permease subunit, which translates to MNNLIRMDFYRMRKNKTTWLILIFLILMMFASVYMSYSDIEYYKNNPSALENLKSSSEEVNWGIYIGSVSPKWCEDNKVPVDGLIKINIQSKIVLMFLVVFIVGFVSKENTSGFIKNIAGQVSNRGFILLSKMIIVGIYSLILLAVATVTIFVSSKILFGYVFVENLRLLIKYILYQWILHVAFGSFMIFSITLLKNEIASLLIGILVSAGILQIVDAFIKSNKKSIMYFLNSGNIGRLSMKGMELGDYIPLFIAIVSTTIYTAISMYIANNRDIQ; encoded by the coding sequence ATGAACAATCTAATTAGAATGGATTTTTATCGTATGAGAAAAAATAAAACCACATGGCTTATTTTGATATTTTTGATATTAATGATGTTTGCTTCCGTCTATATGTCCTATTCAGATATAGAGTATTATAAGAACAACCCATCTGCATTAGAAAATCTAAAGTCATCTTCAGAGGAAGTTAATTGGGGAATATATATAGGAAGTGTTTCGCCAAAGTGGTGTGAAGATAATAAAGTTCCCGTTGATGGATTAATCAAAATAAATATTCAGAGCAAAATTGTACTAATGTTTTTGGTCGTGTTTATTGTGGGTTTTGTAAGTAAAGAAAATACTTCTGGTTTTATTAAAAATATTGCGGGACAAGTATCAAATCGTGGATTTATATTGTTATCTAAAATGATTATCGTAGGGATATATTCATTAATTTTATTGGCAGTAGCAACTGTAACAATATTTGTAAGCAGTAAAATATTGTTTGGATATGTTTTTGTGGAGAATTTGCGATTGTTGATAAAATATATTCTTTATCAATGGATATTGCATGTGGCATTTGGATCATTTATGATATTTTCAATTACACTTTTAAAAAATGAAATTGCAAGTTTATTAATAGGTATTTTAGTTTCCGCCGGTATATTACAAATTGTTGATGCTTTCATAAAATCAAATAAAAAAAGTATAATGTACTTTTTAAATTCGGGAAATATTGGACGATTAAGTATGAAGGGTATGGAGTTGGGAGATTATATACCATTATTTATAGCGATTGTTTCAACGACAATATATACGGCAATTAGTATGTATATTGCGAATAACAGAGATATTCAATAA
- a CDS encoding coiled-coil domain-containing protein yields the protein MDRGKLQEIMDDLSILPGLQERMEKLRRRIYEAEDEVKQLQSKYESESLDVKQLERESFSKIILKFIGKYEGKVDKETQEMLAAKLEYDEACDRVRELYRERNELGSKIADLKRQEKLYEEELKRREKEILSGITNEVSIKYKKLEEERERLLKQLVETEEAIMAANRVQSTIESAMKHLESAESWATYDIWAKSGIISHMAKYSHVDDAQAEFNRLHSQLKDLHKELIDIDIFKSAEFIDIDSTTRAIDFWFDNIFTDLNVRSMIRDNEKKLRNLDRNIDRIIAKLESNKTQINRDINNIEFKKKELIV from the coding sequence ATGGACAGGGGGAAATTACAAGAGATAATGGATGATTTGTCGATTTTGCCGGGATTACAGGAGCGTATGGAAAAGTTACGCCGACGTATATATGAAGCCGAAGATGAGGTAAAACAGTTACAAAGCAAATATGAATCCGAATCTTTAGATGTGAAGCAGCTAGAGCGGGAGTCATTTTCCAAAATAATATTAAAGTTCATTGGAAAATATGAAGGTAAAGTTGATAAAGAAACACAGGAAATGTTGGCTGCAAAGCTAGAATATGATGAAGCATGTGATAGAGTTAGGGAGCTATATCGAGAACGTAACGAACTGGGGAGTAAAATAGCAGATTTAAAAAGGCAAGAGAAGCTATATGAAGAAGAGCTAAAGAGGCGGGAGAAAGAGATACTCAGTGGTATTACAAATGAAGTTTCCATTAAATATAAAAAACTCGAAGAAGAACGTGAAAGACTTTTAAAGCAGTTAGTCGAGACGGAAGAGGCTATTATGGCAGCAAATAGAGTTCAAAGTACAATAGAAAGTGCAATGAAACATCTTGAAAGCGCTGAAAGTTGGGCTACATATGATATATGGGCTAAAAGCGGGATAATAAGCCACATGGCAAAGTATAGTCATGTTGATGATGCTCAAGCGGAGTTTAATAGACTGCATTCTCAGCTTAAGGATTTACATAAGGAACTTATAGATATAGATATCTTTAAATCAGCAGAGTTTATAGACATAGATTCAACAACGAGAGCAATTGATTTTTGGTTTGATAATATATTTACTGATCTAAATGTACGTAGTATGATTCGTGATAATGAGAAAAAATTGAGAAATCTAGATAGAAATATAGATAGAATAATTGCCAAACTTGAAAGTAATAAAACACAGATAAATAGGGATATCAATAATATCGAGTTTAAGAAAAAAGAGTTGATTGTGTAA
- a CDS encoding sensor histidine kinase, with protein MKNKEINKLAREINELINQSKGLKKEYVNKDIYLKNTLTSLSHDIRTPLTSLDGYIQLLKASDDLNKKDYYTDILQDRVNVLNYMIENLFIYSKLQNHIFHLELEICDLKEILVNTIFQYYEEFQKENIDLSIKFNEDEDYYVVSNETALIRIIQNIIKNILEHARDSAVIAMAKVNNKITLEFKNQFDISDKVDPNRIFDLFYKSDSARSKSSSGIGLTVVEELVRQIKGNIKCEINGTAFSLILTFFTK; from the coding sequence ATGAAAAATAAAGAAATAAACAAATTAGCTAGAGAAATTAACGAATTGATTAATCAATCAAAGGGTTTAAAAAAGGAATATGTAAATAAAGATATTTATTTAAAAAACACTTTAACAAGCTTATCTCATGATATAAGAACTCCATTAACTTCCTTAGATGGTTATATTCAATTGCTAAAAGCAAGCGATGATTTAAATAAAAAGGATTATTATACAGATATATTACAAGATAGGGTAAATGTATTAAATTACATGATTGAGAATTTATTTATATATTCAAAACTTCAAAATCACATATTTCATTTAGAATTAGAAATATGTGATTTAAAGGAAATTTTAGTTAATACAATTTTTCAATACTACGAAGAATTTCAAAAAGAAAACATTGATTTATCAATTAAATTCAATGAAGATGAAGATTATTATGTTGTTTCAAATGAAACAGCTTTGATTAGAATTATACAAAATATCATTAAAAATATTTTAGAACATGCTAGAGATAGTGCGGTAATAGCAATGGCAAAAGTAAACAATAAAATTACATTAGAATTTAAAAATCAATTCGATATCAGTGATAAGGTTGATCCAAATAGGATTTTTGACTTATTTTATAAAAGCGATTCAGCGAGGAGTAAAAGTTCTAGTGGCATAGGGTTGACTGTTGTAGAAGAATTAGTTAGGCAAATTAAGGGAAATATCAAATGTGAAATAAATGGGACTGCATTTAGTTTGATACTAACATTTTTCACTAAATAA
- a CDS encoding ATP-binding cassette domain-containing protein, which yields MDYLLSVQNLSKKYSNQFAINNISLNLKKGEIYGLIGKNGAGKTTLLKIIAGLVKPSNGEIALFDYSGADREKVLSRIGTLIEAPGLYSNLTAYDNLKLKCLCLGINDSKYIGSILQIVGLEGESNKKVKQYSLGMKQRLGIAMALVGEPDLLLLDEPINGLDPQGIKDVRDIVLKLNKELGITMIISSHILDELLKIVDRFGIINDGRLLKEISKAEFKEICSNHIEIKIEESKKAIVVLDKLGFNNYKVIDNHTINIYERLNDSGLISMGLYKNNISINSISIESISIEDYFIHLTGGNIHEQSN from the coding sequence ATGGATTATTTACTTTCAGTTCAAAACTTATCAAAAAAATATAGCAATCAATTTGCCATTAATAATATAAGCTTAAATTTAAAAAAAGGCGAAATTTACGGGCTAATTGGGAAAAATGGAGCAGGGAAAACAACTCTTTTAAAGATTATAGCAGGATTAGTAAAACCTAGCAATGGAGAAATTGCCTTATTTGACTATAGTGGGGCTGATAGGGAAAAGGTTTTATCAAGAATAGGTACATTGATTGAAGCTCCTGGACTATATTCAAATTTAACGGCATATGACAACTTAAAGTTAAAGTGCTTATGCTTAGGGATAAATGATTCTAAATATATTGGTTCTATCTTACAAATTGTTGGGCTAGAAGGGGAGTCAAATAAAAAGGTAAAACAATATTCTTTAGGAATGAAACAAAGATTAGGAATTGCCATGGCATTAGTAGGAGAACCAGATTTATTATTATTAGATGAACCTATAAATGGATTAGATCCACAAGGGATAAAAGATGTTAGAGATATTGTATTGAAACTCAATAAAGAGTTGGGGATAACAATGATAATTTCAAGTCACATTTTGGATGAATTGTTAAAAATCGTTGATAGGTTTGGAATAATCAATGATGGAAGGCTATTAAAAGAAATATCGAAGGCAGAGTTTAAGGAGATATGCTCTAATCATATTGAAATAAAGATAGAAGAATCTAAAAAAGCAATTGTAGTCCTAGACAAATTAGGATTTAACAATTACAAGGTGATAGATAATCATACGATAAATATTTATGAAAGATTAAATGATAGTGGATTAATCTCAATGGGATTATATAAGAACAATATTTCTATTAACAGTATCTCTATAGAATCTATCTCTATAGAGGATTATTTTATTCATTTAACAGGGGGTAATATTCATGAACAATCTAATTAG
- a CDS encoding ATP-binding cassette domain-containing protein: MIELHSVCKSFGNKVIFDDFNCSIGDGEFVVITGESGCGKTTLLNMIGGLEPVTKGNINVAGLEITNTKNLKEYFRDIVGFVFQNFALVEQKTVEENLLLVHPKGKSGITVEETLHSVGMETSLKQKVYSLSGGEQQRIALARLRLKNCQLVLADEPTGSLDRKNGQMVMKILHQLNHEGKTVLMVTHDETLIQANDRLIKL; this comes from the coding sequence TTGATTGAATTACATAGTGTTTGTAAATCATTTGGCAATAAAGTAATATTTGATGATTTTAATTGTAGTATTGGTGATGGTGAATTTGTAGTAATTACAGGTGAAAGTGGGTGTGGGAAGACCACCTTGTTAAATATGATTGGGGGGCTAGAGCCTGTCACAAAAGGAAATATCAATGTGGCTGGGTTGGAAATTACCAACACGAAAAACCTTAAAGAGTATTTTAGAGATATAGTAGGATTTGTTTTTCAAAATTTTGCTTTGGTGGAGCAGAAAACAGTAGAAGAAAATTTGCTACTGGTTCATCCAAAAGGCAAATCTGGTATAACGGTAGAAGAAACATTGCACTCTGTTGGTATGGAAACCTCACTAAAGCAAAAAGTTTATTCTCTATCTGGTGGTGAACAACAACGTATTGCACTTGCAAGATTGCGATTAAAGAATTGTCAGCTCGTATTGGCAGATGAGCCTACAGGTTCCCTTGACCGTAAGAATGGTCAAATGGTAATGAAAATTCTTCACCAATTAAACCATGAAGGAAAAACTGTACTAATGGTAACTCATGATGAAACTTTGATACAGGCAAATGATCGTTTGATTAAGCTATAA
- a CDS encoding response regulator transcription factor yields MGNENDSRILIVEDDTDINNYIFESLSVNNYNCKQAFSGTEALLYLGKYDFDIILLDLMLPGISGEQLISEIKNLTDSSIIVISAKDELESKVDVLMLGADDYLTKPFKIEELKARMFVQLRNKNKKVNNKLMKYKNLTLDKSLHKVMIENHEVDLTPQEFKILELLLSFPNRVFSKQDIYDFAWNEYFEGEDKTVNVHISNMRKKFKEYSDEEYIETVWGIGFRLSK; encoded by the coding sequence ATGGGTAATGAGAATGATTCAAGAATACTTATTGTTGAAGATGATACAGATATCAACAATTATATTTTTGAAAGTCTTTCAGTTAATAATTATAATTGTAAACAGGCTTTTTCTGGGACAGAAGCTTTGCTTTATTTAGGGAAATATGATTTTGATATTATTTTGCTTGATTTAATGCTTCCAGGAATTTCAGGAGAACAATTAATATCAGAAATAAAGAATTTGACGGATTCCTCTATCATTGTTATTTCTGCGAAGGATGAATTGGAAAGCAAAGTTGATGTATTAATGTTAGGAGCAGATGATTATCTTACAAAGCCCTTTAAAATAGAAGAATTAAAGGCTAGAATGTTTGTGCAATTAAGAAATAAAAACAAAAAAGTAAATAACAAATTGATGAAATATAAAAATCTGACACTGGATAAGTCTTTGCATAAGGTAATGATTGAAAATCATGAGGTGGATTTAACTCCGCAAGAATTTAAAATTTTAGAATTATTACTGAGCTTTCCTAATAGAGTGTTTTCAAAGCAAGATATCTATGATTTTGCATGGAATGAATACTTTGAGGGAGAAGATAAAACAGTAAATGTACATATTAGTAATATGAGGAAAAAATTCAAAGAGTATTCAGATGAAGAATATATAGAAACAGTTTGGGGAATAGGATTTCGGTTAAGCAAATAA
- the rlmH gene encoding 23S rRNA (pseudouridine(1915)-N(3))-methyltransferase RlmH → MDIRIIAVGKVKEPYLKKGIEEYINRIRTYYNIEIIEVQDERAPEGISKHAQDIIKAKEGEKIMRFKRAGAFSIALAIEGQPFNSENFAERISNLGEKGVESIDFIIGGSLGLHDSIINGADMLLSFSSFTFPHQLMRLILLDQIYIAYEKGSKGHENKNNR, encoded by the coding sequence GGATATCAGAATAATAGCTGTAGGTAAGGTGAAAGAGCCTTACCTCAAAAAGGGTATAGAGGAATATATAAACCGTATTAGAACTTATTATAATATAGAGATTATAGAAGTGCAGGATGAAAGAGCACCGGAGGGTATATCAAAGCATGCACAGGATATTATAAAGGCCAAAGAAGGGGAAAAGATCATGAGATTTAAAAGGGCGGGAGCCTTTTCTATAGCATTGGCTATAGAAGGGCAGCCCTTTAATTCTGAAAATTTTGCAGAAAGGATAAGTAACTTAGGTGAAAAAGGAGTAGAAAGTATAGATTTTATAATAGGTGGTTCTTTGGGATTGCATGATAGTATTATAAATGGTGCTGATATGCTACTATCTTTTTCATCATTTACATTTCCACATCAACTTATGAGACTTATACTGCTCGATCAGATATATATAGCGTATGAAAAAGGAAGCAAGGGACATGAAAATAAAAATAATAGGTGA
- a CDS encoding 23S rRNA (pseudouridine(1915)-N(3))-methyltransferase RlmH: MKIKIIGEEKIQHKYTKEAIKEYTKRLSKYCKIEHKVTRNIEKETNKKTYIIKIDKDGAKISSEKLANKINDLGIQGYSNITIILNNEFNENIDFYLNISNMDMDTDLLFIIIYEQIYRAYRIINNAPYHK; this comes from the coding sequence ATGAAAATAAAAATAATAGGTGAAGAAAAAATACAGCATAAATATACTAAAGAGGCCATAAAAGAATATACCAAAAGGCTAAGTAAATATTGTAAAATAGAACATAAGGTAACTAGAAATATAGAAAAAGAAACAAATAAGAAAACATATATAATTAAAATAGATAAAGATGGTGCAAAAATATCATCTGAAAAACTGGCAAATAAAATAAATGATCTGGGAATACAAGGCTATAGCAATATAACCATAATTTTAAACAATGAATTTAATGAAAACATAGATTTTTATTTGAATATTTCAAATATGGATATGGATACGGATTTACTTTTTATAATTATATATGAGCAGATCTATAGGGCTTACCGTATTATTAATAATGCTCCTTACCATAAATAA